From Nymphaea colorata isolate Beijing-Zhang1983 chromosome 6, ASM883128v2, whole genome shotgun sequence, a single genomic window includes:
- the LOC116255694 gene encoding ATPase 11, plasma membrane-type — translation MGDKGEVLEAILKEAVDLENIPIEEVFENLRCTKEGLSTQDATERLEIFGQNKLEEKKESKFLKFLGFMWNPLSWVMEAAAIMAIALANGGGKPPDWQDFVGIITLLLINSTISFIEENNAGNAAAALMARLAPKAKVLRDGRWSEEEASILVPGDIISIKLGDIIPADARLLEGDPLKIDQSALTGESLPVTKGPGDGVYSGSTCKQGELEAVVIATGVHTFFGKAAHLVDSTNQVGHFQKVLTAIGNFCICSIAVGMIIEIIVMYPIQDRKYRPGIDNLLVLLIGGIPIAMPTVLSVTMAIGSHRLSQQGAITKRMTAIEEMAGMDVLCSDKTGTLTLNKLTVDKNLVEVFAKGVDKDMVILMAARASRTENQDAIDTAIVGMLADPKEARAGIQEVHFLPFNPTDKRTALTYIGSEGRMHRVSKGAPEQILNLSHNKSEIERRVHTVIDKFAERGLRSLAVAYQEVPDGRKESPGGPWQFVGLMPLFDPPRHDSAETIRRALNLGVNVKMITGDQLAIGKETGRRLGMGTNMYPSSALLGQNKDESLAALPIDDLIEKADGFAGVFPEHKYEIVKRLQARKHICGMTGDGVNDAPALKKADIGIAVADATDAARSASDIVLTEPGLSVIISAVLTSRAIFQRMKNYTIYAVSITIRIVLGFMLLALIWKFDFPPFMVLIIAILNDGTIMTISKDRVKPSPLPDSWKLAEIFATGIIIGSYLAMMTVIFFWAAYKTDFFPRIFKVSSLQDTATDDFRKLASAIYLQVSTISQALIFVTRSRSWSFVERPGLLLVSAFVIAQLVATLIAVYASWSFAAIEGIGWGWAGVVWLYNIIFYIPLDFIKFIIRYALSGRAWDLVLEQRIAFTRQKDFGKEARELKWAHAQRTLHGLQPPDTKMFGDRSSFTDLNQMAEEAKRRAEIARLRELHTLKGHVESVVRLKGLDIDTIQQAYTV, via the exons GAAAGCAAATTTCTTAAGTTTCTAGGATTTATGTGGAACCCATTATCTTGGGTCATGGAAGCAGCTGCCATTATGGCCATTGCTCTTGCTAATGGAGGG GGTAAACCTCCCGACTGGCAAGATTTTGTGGGGATCATAACGCTTCTTCTGATCAATTCTACCATCAGCTTCATTGAGGAAAATAATGCTGGCAATGCGGCTGCAGCTCTCATGGCTCGCCTTGCTCCCAAGGCGAAG GTGCTGAGGGACGGGAGGTGGAGCGAGGAAGAAGCATCCATTTTGGTTCCTGGCGACATAATCAGCATAAAACTGGGAGACATTATCCCTGCTGATGCCCGTCTCCTTGAAGGAGATCCGCTCAAGATTGATCAG TCTGCACTTACTGGTGAGTCCCTGCCCGTAACCAAAGGCCCCGGCGATGGGGTTTATTCTGGCTCTACCTGCAAGCAAGGAGAGCTTGAAGCGGTGGTCATCGCCACTGGTGTTCATACCTTCTTTGGCAAAGCTGCCCATCTTGTTGATTCTACTAACCAAGTTGGTCACTTCCAAAAG GTTTTGACTGCAATCGGGAATTTCTGTATATGCTCGATTGCTGTGGGTATGATAATAGAGATAATTGTCATGTACCCCATTCAAGATCGCAAGTACCGTCCAGGAATAGATAATCTTTTGGTGCTTTTGATCGGTGGAATTCCAATAGCCATGCCAACAGTTCTGTCTGTTACGATGGCAATCGGATCCCATCGACTTTCTCAGCAG GGTGCAATCACAAAACGGATGACTGCAATAGAGGAAATGGCAGGGATGGATGTTCTATGCAGTGACAAAACAGGGACGCTGACATTGAACAAGCTGACTGTCGACAAAAATTTGGTTGAG GTTTTTGCTAAAGGGGTTGACAAAGACATGGTCATTCTAATGGCTGCAAGAGCTTCTCGAACTGAAAATCAAGATGCCATTGACACAGCCATTGTTGGGATGCTGGCTGACCCAAAAGAG GCAAGAGCTGGCATCCAGGAAGTTCATTTTCTTCCGTTCAACCCAACAGACAAACGGACTGCATTAACATATATCGGCAGTGAAGGGAGAATGCACCGCGTCAGCAAAGGTGCACCTGAGCAG ATTCTTAACTTGTCGCACAACAAGTCAGAAATTGAACGTAGGGTCCACACAGTGATTGATAAGTTTGCAGAACGAGGACTTAGATCCCTTGCTGTTGCATATCAG GAGGTGCCTGATGGCAGAAAAGAGAGCCCTGGAGGGCCATGGCAGTTCGTTGGCCTAATGCCTCTGTTTGATCCACCTAGGCATGATAGTGCAGAGACAATTAGGAGGGCACTCAATCTTGGTGTTAATGTTAAAATGATCACTG gGGATCAACTTGCAATTGGTAAGGAGACAGGCCGCCGCTTGGGGATGGGAACAAATATGTATCCATCTTCTGCCTTGCTTGGACAAAACAAGGATGAGTCACTTGCTGCTTTGCCTATTGATGATCTGATTGAGAAGGCTGATGGATTTGCTGGTGTCTTTCCTG AACACAAATATGAGATAGTAAAGCGCTTGCAAGCAAGAAAGCATATTTGTGGAATGACTGGTGATGGTGTGAACGATGCCCCTGCCCTGAAGAAGGCAGACATTGGGATTGCCGTCGCTGATGCAACTGATGCAGCCCGCAGTGCTTCTGACATTGTTCTTACTGAACCTGGTCTAAGTGTTATTATTAGTGCTGTACTAACTAGCCGTGCAATATTCCAGAGGATGAAAAATTACACG ATCTATGCAGTTTCCATTACTATCCGTATTGTG CTTGGTTTCATGCTGTTGGCCCTCATATGGAAATTTGATTTCCCTCCATTTATGGTCCTGATCATTGCCATCCTAAATGATG GTACAATTATGACAATATCAAAGGACAGGGTGAAGCCGTCTCCTCTTCCTGACAGCTGGAAGTTGGCCGAGATATTTGCTACTGGTATTATTATTGGCAGTTACCTGGCTATGATGACTGTGATTTTCTTCTGGGCAGCTTATAAGACAGACTTCTTTCCG CGAATTTTCAAGGTTTCCAGTCTTCAGGACACAGCAACAGATGATTTCAGGAAACTTGCTTCAGCAATTTATCTGCAAGTCAGTACAATAAGTCAGGCCCTTATATTTGTCACTCGTTCTAGGAGTTGGTCATTCGTTGAGCGTCCTGGTTTGTTGCTTGTTAGTGCCTTTGTTATCGCTCAGCTG GTTGCTACGTTGATTGCAGTATATGCAAGTTGGAGTTTTGCAGCCATTGAAGGAATTGGCTGGGGATGGGCAGGTGTTGTTTGGCTGTATAACATCATCTTCTACATACCTCTTGATTTTATCAAGTTCATTATCCGTTATGCTTTGAGTGGAAGGGCCTGGGATCTTGTTCTTGAGCAGAGG ATTGCTTTCACCAGGCAGAAGGACTTTGGAAAGGAGGCAAGGGAACTCAAGTGGGCTCATGCTCAGAGAACTTTGCATGGATTGCAACCACCTGATACTAAGATGTTCGGTGACAGATCCAGTTTCACAGACCTCAATCAGATGGCTGAAGAGGCAAAACGACGAGCTGAGATTGCAAG GTTAAGAGAACTGCATACTCTGAAAGGGCATGTGGAGTCCGTGGTAAGATTGAAAGGCTTGGACATTGATACAATTCAGCAAGCCTACACTGTCTGA